Genomic DNA from Dermochelys coriacea isolate rDerCor1 chromosome 12, rDerCor1.pri.v4, whole genome shotgun sequence:
GGATTTGCTGCTTGGTTTATTATTTAAATGCCTTCAAACGTATAACCAGAAATCTTGGACAAGTTTTTCACAGTGTGTGTAAAATTCATGGGTTCCTTGACTTGTGTTCTAATGTAATGTCTGGACTTATCAGGTAAGAAAAAAGCCTATTAAAAATAAAGCGAGTATGTTTATGCCACCTGCAATCAGCCTCTTTTTGGAAGGAATTATTAATGGGAAGCTGGAAGGgaggcatttgtttttaaataatttagagATAAAAATTCTGCAAGGTAGGAAACTGACAGGGTCAAAAAGCGTAGAATAGAAAAGTATTGAAATGAGAAAAtggcctagagcaggggttctcaaactggggtttgggacccctcagggagtcgtGAGGTTATAACATGGGGTGTTGTGAGCTGTCAACATCCACcccaaccctgctttgcctccagcatttataatggtgttaaatatataaaaaagtgtttttaatgtataaggggggttgcactcagaggcttgctatgtgaaaggggtcaccagtataaaagtttgagaaccactggcctaaagagAAGATAGGGTTAGCAAAGGGAAATCATTCAGAGTGAAAAGGGGgatactttttttggggggggggggttgtaccTAAATGGCCTTGACTTATACAAGTGAATAAAtagagagaagcagagaaactAATATTCCAGAGAGAGTGCTGTGTGAATTTCAGTGTAAATTGAGTGACTGATGAGGGAACCAAAAGTAGGCATATGGTCAGATTCATTCCTGCTGTGATCAGCTGGGGGGTGATTCAACCACAGAGAACAGGTGGTAGTATTGCTCCCTCGCAGTTGCCACTGGGAAAAGGCAGCTCTGAATTATGTCAGGAACCCTGCTGGTATAGGATGCGCTGGATCAACACATCTCCTAGCTGCTCTGACCCTGCATCCTCTTCAACCAGTGCTacccacctgcagccccctaCCATTCTGTGTGCTGCCAGAGATGtccatctgctgctgccagcaaaGACCTTGAGTTGACTTAGCCAATAGCCTACAAGGAAGAACAATACAGAGAAGCCAAGAGAAATTTCGGGAGGTGTTTGTCAGTAGTGCATTAAATGTGTCTGTACAACGTCTTAAAGCAGCCAAGCAAGCAGAATTTTGGGATATAATATATGCATGCAAGGTTGCAAATGGGCTGGAAGATAAAATAGAGAATTGTGGGGACTGAAGAGTTTGTGAGCAAAAGACATGGGGTTACAGATTGTGACtggagtggtgggggaggagaaacatGGCCAATTTTGAAGCAAGATTATCTGATTTGCAAAGAGTGTAGCATTGACTGTCCCAGGATATTTTCCTGGAAGCTTTCTGGCTTATGCAAAACATGATGGTGCTTTACTGAACTCATAGGGCACAAGAGTGTGTGTATGCAGGGAATAGATCTTGTGTGCATCAGGCTGGAAGTAAATCTCTTTATTATATTGGTCATGGCAATCCTGCCACTTGCTAACTGAGGAGCATTACATTAGACTCTGCTACATTACTTTTCTGGGCTCATCTCCATTTAATAGCTAATATGGCTGTAGGGCATCCCAAGATATGTTGCTTCTGATCTCAAGGATTAAAAATACGTCCATATGCCCTCTCAAAGCTGCAGTAACATTATAGTTGCATTTAGGCAAGTTTGGCTGAGCCAGTCATAACATATTGAAGAACGAATAAAATCCCAGGAAGTGATGAGACCCCCAGCATTTCTGTGATACTCCTTTTAAGCCATGAATGTGAGAGTTTCTAGCTGTCACATTTGTAGATGTAAAATCTGTTATACTTTTATATTATTTACATAAAACCTGCACTGTGCAGAATCCATCCTCTGGTTACTCGTATTTTCTATctgatttgtatttttatgtttctaTAAATTGTGAGTTCCTTGGCCCAGTGACTCTGTGGTTCTGTGTTTTCTGTAGAGTAATAACATGAAACACAGTAATAAGCAACAGTGTCTTTTGTATAGATAAGGACTGATGACAGCTGTTCTAGCTGGATAATTTATGAACATGAAGATTAAAATAGAAGCAGTTTATCCTGAATATAGTTACTCAGAAGGTAattgttaaaataaatcaatgttaATATCAATGATTGAAATAAAGATAGAACCACccacttttaaaaagagaattaagGAGTTTTGaccatttactatttttaatacaTCTCAAATATTTCATCATAAACTCCCCTCTCTTGTCCTCCATATCCTCTCTAACTTCTCCTTTGGTTTCCTCTTACTCCTGGTTTTCACCATCTCTCATGCAGCCCCCTTTCCTGCACACCAAGCAACTTCCTTCATCGCTTTAAACCCTATTTTTGTAATCTTTCATTATTAATTTCCTCCACAATGGTTCTTCTGTGTGTACTTGTGCTATatactgtattgtatttgtttAAATTAGAGTGTACCCCCTTCAGGACAAGGACCTAAGCCTTCTGTGTGTTCTGCACTTACGGTGCAGAAATGAAAATGTCCCACCATGGAAGTTGAGATCTGTCAGGTCAGTTCTGGGATTACTTTCCAGTGCATTCACAGTAGATGCACGCTTGTATAGTCTGCTGTTCTCAGCAGTTCACCAGAATCTACATTTGGCAGCCTTCTGGACATAGTGTAAGAGCTATTAGGTTGGGCAGGCTTTGGTAGAGTCTTATGGCGAATTTTGTTAATAAACAGaggtttttatattttattgatcttgaatttttttttctcttaaaatgaGGTTACCAGATGCCTTTGGTACTGAAAGCTTCATTCATGCATTAGATTAAAGGGACCCTTTTAGGTCagttaaggaccagatttttttttttttttaagacaaggtATTGTTTTCCCCAGTCCCTTAATCCTTCCAATCTGCAGTGAAAAAGGGTTGCCACCTCctgagtacaaaaaaaaaaaaggacagccaggatgatcctgagcccataaaactggacagctgcCAATGTGTGCTAAGCCCCCTTACAGGTTTCTTGGGACAACTACCTCAAAAAAGAGACTATATTGGGGAAAACCTGGAAAGGTGGTAACCCTAACAGGGAgtaaattttttttctgtttgatgtTCAATGCCAGTAAAACATTCATGTTCCTCATGCAGACTTCAGCGTGTTTAATACTATTCAAAAGGGGCTAATCCTTCAGTCATTCCTGAAGTTGTTTTAACATATTTTGTTGAAAGCACCACCACAGATTGGTCCTTAAAACTGGAAGTTTATCTTATTAGTTTTGCCACTGCCTTTGTGcaatcaatttaaaattaaaatgatttttcttttcagttagaGCCCCTCACAGCAGCATCTGATAGAAGATATTCCTCCTTAAAAATGTGAAgttaatttcagttttcagatttcAATGAATGCAAAGTATATTTTACTTagtttggaaaaaataaattcagactcTTACAGGCAGTCAAGATTTTTATGACTTCAAAGAATTATCATTTATTTCATAATGGCCAGAAGTGCAGTGGATGATTTGGAGAACAAATGAAAAGATaaggtccctgtcctgaagaacttacaaaTTTATAATAGATATGATATGGTGAGTGCGGGTACAAATAGTAGGGAGGGGAAGGACAAGGGTTAACAGGCAAACTAGCCACGTTATTTCTCCTTCAGgatgagagagaagagagagattatTTCTGTTCTGAAATAGTCAGAAGGTACTTGGATACTATGGCAGTGGAGTGATGCAAGTAAATAGATCATAGAGTAACTCAGTTTAAGTATAGGTACAAAGGGTGGGAAAACCAAGTTGTTTTCAATAATTATAATTGAATCACTTATAGGTGTTGCAGTTGAGGTAAGTTTTAAGGCAGCATTTGAATGCAGAGAGGGTGGCGGTTTGGTGGACTTCAAAATCAGTTTTTGAAATGACTAGATTGTAAATTGATGGTCACTTATCAGTGAAAGAGTAATTAATGGCTGCAGAATAAATAACAATAGGCTATTGAAAAGACTCAAGTAGCTGAATTCAGCTTTTTATATGGTGACAATTCACATGCACAAAACTAAATTTCACATTAGTACTGCATGAACTTTATGTTCTTTTGGGCAACAAACTAGAATTTGAGAGAACCATTTTGACCCACATTTCCAAGTGTTTTGTAGTCAACCCAGAGTACATGCACAATTGGAGCCATTGGAGAGTTTACAAATCCCCAAATTAGTTGTGTGTACGTTGGACGTTGGGCATGCACTTTTGAACATGTGAACCTTTATGTTGTGATGTGTTTTTGCTTGTTTCTGAAGACTAAGAAGATGGACTGTAGTTTGATCTAGTAAAATAAGAAATATGCTGTTCCATTTAGCTCAAAGTGATGATTTTTCACATGCCTATTAAACTTCACAATTAGTATATTTTATCCAAAAGAAGCAAATTGCAATGTCCTTTATAGACAATACATAGGTCACTAGACCCTTCACTAAAATGTAGTCATTTCGGGAGTAGTATGTGGCATATAACTTAATATTCCAAAGCTAGGAATACTGCATATTAATTtaggagagaaagggaagaatatCTTCAACTGAAACAATAGGAGAAAGATAGATAGGTCAGAACAGAATGGCCAGAGCTGGAGTTTAGTTGGGACAGACAGTCCTTTttattaattcccccccccccccgggcaatACTGTACTTTATGACTGTAACTATAGGTTTTCAGAAGCTTGCTTTTTTTGTTCACCCTGTGTATCTGACCAGTAGAACTATATTAATCTCATAGCTTTTCTTCATGATCATATTGAAGTCATTGACAAAACTAGCAATGAATTCTGTTAGATTGCATGTGGGCTGCACTTTCCACAGTATTTTCTGAATCCAGGCTACAATATAAGGATCCCACAATTAGCAAGTAACTATACAAACACTGAGCTGTGCATGTCTTTTAATTAATGGAGAGGACTGGTTCGCATAAACTTCTTTATTCTGTTATAGAATTCTAACTCCCTGTTTCTAATCTTAATCTCTTGCCAATTCCTATGTGTTGCAATCACAGCAGCAGAGAACAATGTTcatatcaaaacattttacaaggaCGTGTAGGAGTGGAAAATGTAGAATATGTTGCAATATGTTTATATGCTGTATGTAGCATCtttaggcttggaaagattagatttttattggtaaatgtagGTATCGTTTTCACCACACGCGCTGACTAAACAGTATTTCTGTAGATAATTGAAATTTAAAGATAAGCAAAGTAAGATAAATTCTTCTTGAGAACTTGTTAGAGGCTGTTATTAAATAATTGCTTTCCTGCAACTGTGCAAATATAAATagataataaaaaaaagctttgaaCACCAAATTTTGTGAAactatgaaaatgtaaattgataaaaatagaaaaaagcttaaaaataaacattgatattatctgtcaaaattagaaaaaaaataaaaatttaattctgccaagcctgaaTATCTCCCATgcccaaatgcttcagaggagtAAATAATACAATTACAGAGATAAATCTGCAACAATAGCAGAGAGGAAATTTAAATAATACATAGGAGGGATGAAAGTGAACTTTCCATTTGTTTTCAAATCTCGGGTAAAAAGCCAaatgcgggggtggggaggagatagATAAAGGGAAACAATGTTAGGTAGTTGGAGTAGCAAAGCAGAAGGATTTTGCACCAACTGTGGTGAAAttggtggggggctgggacagaaagaagagagaagtGCTGAataagcagatttcagagtagcagctgtgttagtctgtattcgcaaaaagaaaaggagtacttgtggcaccttagagactaacaaatttaatttgttagtctctaaggtgccacaagtactccttttctttttgtgaataagcAGAAGCAGGCATGAAGAAAATGAGCATGAGGCCAGTGCAAGGCCATGTAGTGTCTTCAAAACAAGGACTGCAGTTTTGATCTTGGAGTAATAGGGAATTAGAGGTGTTGTAGGGTATTGCCCATGTGTGGGAACATGCAGTAGGATGGGTGAAATCATCATTCATGTGACAGTTTGGAGATAGGACTTGAGGCACCAAGAATCattgaaatgtagggctggaagggatgaAGTCTAGCCCTCTgtcctgaggcaggaccaagtaaacatagaCTATCACTGataggtatttgtccaacctgttcttaaaaacttccaacgatggggattccacaacctctcctGGCAGGtgtttccagtgcttaactacccttattagaaagattttccaaatatctaaccaaaatcttccttgcttcagattaagtgCCTTACCTTCACtaggcatggagaacaattgatcaacaTGCTCTTTTTGTAACTGGCTCTTATCAGGTCCCTCATTAGTCATCTTATCTCAAGACTAAATACACACAGATTTTTTACCTTTCctaataggtcaggttttctaaacctttttcaTTTTTGCTGCTGTCGGGGGAAGAGTTGCAATAAAGAAGCGAAGAAAAGATTAACTATGGATCAGGATTTTAAGTAGGGTGGATTTGAAGCAATCATATTTTGTGGGGAGATGGTGATAAACTTCCTTACATTATGGGAAAAGGAAagtcaggctgctgctgctaacaGTGGAGTTTCCAAATGTTAGACAGTTGCATGGTTCTGTGTTGGTATCCTGACTTCCTTCCATCTTGAAATTTTACTAAACATCAGTACAAAAAGAGTGAAATGAGGTGGAATTTTAATCAGATTATTGTGTGTTCTAAAGCTATGGTCAGTTTAATATTTGTGTTCTGCTAAACAGAGGGGTTTTAATAATCGCCTATGTATCacctgtgttttcttttttagatttctGATTGCCATGGCTGCAGTTGACAGTTTCTACCTCTTGTACAGGGAGATTGGTCGTTCTTGCCACTGTTATGTGGAGGCACTGGCTTTAGTTGGAGCCTGGTATATGGCCAGAAAATGCTTCACTCTTGTATATGATTCTTACAGCTTGATCAGGCTGCATTTCATTCCCAAGCTGGTGAGCAGGGCTGATTTGGTCAAGAGGTATGGAAGATGGGCTGTAGTCACTGGTAAGAGAACAAAACAGTGTGTCTGTTGTTTTCATCTGTATTTTATTTGAAAGATGCTTTCCCCCTCCTTGTGCTTAGTAATTATCTACCCTTTGGTGATATATGTACTATATTTTGTGGAGCTATTTTTCAGATGAATCTGGACCTTTCATAGTAAATACTGGCCCTGAAATAACAGCATTGACAATTAAACTCTCCAGCACTTTTCATCCCTTTTAAACAGAGGATCCACTCTCTCAGTGCTTAGGgggtcctactgacttcagttgtGCTCTTACAATCTGACACCACCTCTTTCCATGCAAATATTACTGGATTCTgccattcttttttctttacttAGCCACTCTGCTGCTTCTGTGTGTCTGATCAGACTCGGAAGCCATTGACATCCAAGAAGATGAGCAGAGACCTCTAGCTGAAAAGTGACTTGGAGTAGCAGAATGGCAGACAGATATGTACCCACTATCTTGTTCATACTCTTTGTATAACAACTTACACAACGCACTCAGATTTGGCTCAGGGTAAAATTTGCACCTCTGACATACTCTCTTCACCAGACTTTCCTCAGTATTCTAGTCCTGTATTCTAAACCCCACACCACTATCTTATTTTCTACTGTAGGTAGCACAGCTGGTATTGGAAAAGCCTATGCTGAAGAACTGGCAAGCCGTGGCATCAACATTATCTTAATCAGCCGGAGCAAAGAGAAGCTGGAGGCCGTAGCTAAAGACATAGCCGAAACCTATAAAGTTGAAACTGCTGTTATAGTAGCAGATTTCAGCAAAGGTCGTGAGGTTTACTCTTCCATTAAGGAAGCCCTCAGAGACCAAGACATTGGGATTTTGGTGAATAATGTAGGAGTGTTTTATTCCTACCCGGAATATTTTACCAGGTTGTCTGAGGACAAACTATGGGAAATTGTCAATGTAAATATTGCTGCTGCTAACATGATGGTGCATATAGTGCTGCCAGGAATGGTACAGAGGAAAAGAGGTGCGATTGTGAATGTTTCTTCTGGATCCTGCTGCAAACCCACACCACAGATGGCAGCGTATTCAGCCTCCAAGGTAAGCCAGGGTGCAGAATGTGCTTAATCTTACCATGCCAATTGAGAGCTTCACTAGCTCATGCAAAGGGGCATGaggatatttatttgtattgtggtagtgtttCAGAATttcagtcatggatcagggcaCCATTTGGTAAATGCTATACAAAAAAATGGGTTTACCTGTTGGTCCATTTAGAGTGGCTGGTGTTACAAATGATGCTAGCCTGAGTCTTCTGAAGCACAAGGACTGGGCCTTCTTTCTACACAGGGATGCAAGAGAGAGGGAAGGCTCTGGACTTCATTCTTTGCCTCTCCCCTCTAGGCACCCACACAGGGCAAGTCCCAGGTCATTTCAGATGTTTTAAGATATATTCTACCTAACTAAAACATAAGAGGCTTTAAGGTTCTTCTCATATAATGCTTATTTTTCAAGTGTGTGGCAAAGTGTTCCAAGTAATTTGCTATGGATTACAGTAAACTAGTAAATCTCTAAAAGAAGTTGAGCATAGCTACTTGCcggtaggttttttttgttgttgttgttaaattaaTCCTTTATTAAATGTTAGTTTCAGAACAGTAAAGTGctatttttttgcaatatttagaGAAAAGGATATGCCTTAATGTCTCACTTACCTAGATGTGGAATTTCATATATTAATAGTACAGTACCTAGAAGTTTTAGAAGTGACCCAAATCTTTGTGATAGCAGTAGAACTAGTATCAGACTTCCTGCCTCCTCCATACAAGATCCCGTGAAGGGGTAGGTTtactaaagccccaatcctgtaacactttttattaactttaagcatgtgagtaatcccactaacttcagttgaACTACTAACAggctaagtgtttgcaggatcagggccaaggCTGCTAGGAGATAGAGAAGCACTAGTGGGGCTATGGACATGGCAGGTTCAGTTTCTGCTTCaggcaaattatttttatttttaaagtttgggggcggggctgtttttaatgtttagtttgtttcccctccccacaagcagAGTGAGTTTGGGAAGGGAAGATGACTATCTTCTTCCCACTACGCCCCATAAGCAATTGTGGGAGAGAATCCCATGAGTCATTATCCAGCAGTGGAGCAATGCAGGAAGTATCTGCAAGTTGGGAATCCAGGATTGTACTGGCTGGCCACTGAGTTACCAGCACTGCACTGATATCGCAGGCATCTTACTAACCATTTACCATTGTAGCACTGCAGCATACAACATTACAGTAATGTTActactatgcatccgatgaagtgagttgtagctcatgaaagcttatgctctaataaatttgttagtctctaaggtgccacaagtactccttttctttttgcgaatacagactaatacggctgctactctgaaacctactatgaTAAGAGTTTGCCAAACTTATTTATTGTGCTGTGCTTGATTTCCATAGTCCCCGCTATCAGGTTTATGATGCCAAAGGTTAGTTTTTACATTGGGGGAGTTAAATGAGCTGAGGAAGGTATTTGGGCCATACCCACAAATTTAGGCCTTAATTCTGTAAACATGCATGTGTGTAATTTTACACACGAGTACTTCTGTTAGCTTCAGTGAGACTACATGCATAtgaaaagttaagcacatgtataatgTTTGCAGGAGCAGGATCTAAATGACTACACACAGTGCTGGCAAATGCATCAAGTAaactggggggtggagggggaggtattaaagaaaaaatatttcacttgtaAATTCAGGTAGTGTTTGCAACAATAGTAGGCTTCAATACAACAAAAATTAGCCAGAAGTAAGTGTCTTTAAAGTTGATATACCTTTAAACTAATTAACTGGGTCTCCTacaattttctgaaaaaaacaaacagatgctGAAAACGGGGGACCATGGTCATGctataaaaacatattttggattttttttctagt
This window encodes:
- the HSDL1 gene encoding inactive hydroxysteroid dehydrogenase-like protein 1, giving the protein MAAVDSFYLLYREIGRSCHCYVEALALVGAWYMARKCFTLVYDSYSLIRLHFIPKLVSRADLVKRYGRWAVVTGSTAGIGKAYAEELASRGINIILISRSKEKLEAVAKDIAETYKVETAVIVADFSKGREVYSSIKEALRDQDIGILVNNVGVFYSYPEYFTRLSEDKLWEIVNVNIAAANMMVHIVLPGMVQRKRGAIVNVSSGSCCKPTPQMAAYSASKAYLDHLSRALHYEYASKGIFIQSLIPFFISTNMTQFGDRILSNKFLFVPSAKVYAHHAVSTLGISRRTTGYWIHSIQFLLVQYIPEWLWVWGMQILNSALRQDAISHRIY